A genomic window from Fibrobacterota bacterium includes:
- a CDS encoding chitobiase/beta-hexosaminidase C-terminal domain-containing protein, with protein sequence MDKGNSVAQRSITVMVSTPVFTPAPGTYARPQVVSITTPTAGASLRYTFDGTTPTPNSELYTGSITVASSATIKVLATKQGLSSRSGSATYVITSQEP encoded by the coding sequence GTGGACAAGGGCAATTCGGTCGCCCAAAGGTCCATCACGGTGATGGTGTCCACTCCGGTATTCACTCCTGCCCCAGGAACCTACGCTCGGCCGCAGGTTGTGTCCATCACCACGCCGACGGCTGGTGCAAGCCTGCGCTACACGTTCGACGGAACCACTCCGACGCCCAACTCGGAGCTCTACACCGGATCGATCACCGTTGCTTCCAGCGCAACGATCAAAGTGCTTGCCACGAAGCAAGGGCTGAGCTCCCGCAGCGGGTCAGCCACGTACGTGATCACATCCCAGGAACCTTGA
- a CDS encoding VCBS repeat-containing protein yields MIQKTPTQLALPLLSGSSLVGLGRFSATNRKDIVLIQGGSLKVYYSSFPRLILKGTTPMPMPVLGPNGWIDWSTTSFSTTNFKILIGDINQDGWEDILLWGPNGLRKEYICNGNGTFTETNKFDLTSQSTWHGPSVNAAYTDIDNDGRKDIIDGSPFASTPYVMVLNRTSAGGYHPITHPEWVPTAGMPFKFGAFQQPGRPYKTVFGASGTRLVAADFVNTSYGYDLGTKREMSLPADVSTWAGPFVGNLSSGPLGDFLFASPTGQLVVCRAGSNPTCALNQVPSNFLLGTGSNAPKWAFVDMNNDGYEDLVAANTGTTIVYTNNKKGTGWIVGSMNMPVASAASGNWTALYGDASGDGIADILRADALSAGTEKRTLFIRR; encoded by the coding sequence ATGATTCAGAAAACACCGACCCAACTGGCTCTTCCATTGCTTTCCGGATCGTCCCTGGTCGGATTGGGAAGGTTCAGCGCAACCAACCGCAAGGACATTGTTCTGATCCAGGGCGGTTCCCTGAAGGTCTACTACTCGTCTTTCCCACGACTGATCCTCAAGGGAACCACGCCCATGCCGATGCCCGTATTGGGACCAAATGGGTGGATCGACTGGAGCACGACATCGTTCAGCACCACCAATTTCAAGATTCTCATCGGCGACATCAACCAGGATGGATGGGAAGACATTCTCCTTTGGGGTCCGAACGGACTGCGCAAGGAATACATCTGCAACGGCAACGGGACATTCACGGAAACCAATAAATTCGACCTCACCAGCCAATCCACCTGGCACGGCCCTTCGGTCAACGCGGCGTACACGGACATCGACAACGATGGCCGGAAAGACATCATCGACGGCTCTCCGTTTGCCAGCACACCTTACGTCATGGTCCTCAATCGAACCTCCGCAGGTGGTTATCACCCGATCACCCATCCAGAGTGGGTTCCCACCGCAGGGATGCCCTTCAAATTCGGAGCATTCCAACAACCTGGACGCCCCTATAAGACAGTTTTTGGCGCATCGGGAACGCGACTCGTGGCAGCGGATTTCGTGAACACCTCCTATGGCTATGATCTCGGAACCAAGCGAGAGATGTCGCTTCCTGCCGATGTCAGCACCTGGGCGGGCCCGTTTGTCGGCAATCTGAGCTCTGGTCCCTTGGGCGATTTCCTCTTCGCTTCTCCCACTGGACAACTTGTGGTTTGCCGAGCTGGATCCAATCCGACCTGCGCATTGAACCAAGTTCCCTCCAATTTCCTGTTGGGAACAGGTTCAAATGCGCCGAAATGGGCGTTCGTGGACATGAACAACGACGGCTACGAAGACCTTGTCGCGGCCAATACAGGAACCACGATCGTGTACACGAACAACAAGAAGGGAACAGGCTGGATCGTTGGCAGCATGAACATGCCCGTAGCATCCGCGGCTTCTGGAAATTGGACCGCCTTGTACGGTGACGCATCCGGGGACGGGATCGCCGACATTCTTCGTGCGGATGCACTGTCGGCAGGCACCGAGAAGCGAACTCTTTTCATTCGCCGCTGA